ATACCATTCCTCCCACCCATCTACCACCGCCGCCGCCGCTCACCATTCATCTTCGGCTCATTCGAGAGGTGAGGCTCACTCAGAGAGCGATTTTGGGGACTACTTGAAGTTGGCTCAGGGGTTCTTGAAGAAGCACTGAATCCTTCTTCGGATGCTTGTACAAGTTAATATTGGTGTTCATGTCTTTTTGGACTCTATTGTTTGTTGGAGTAGCTCAGATGAAAGAATTCTAAGTTGCTGATATCTTATTTGCACTTGTCATGGTTAACATTTGATTGAATGGAATAATGATTTGGATGGTGGAACCCCTAAAAGTTAATAATGTTTTTCGAGTATTGGATGGTGCAGTTCGGTTCTTTTCCTTGTTGTTGCTATGAATCTCGTGCCATTATTATCAAGAACAAGAGTTCACTGCTTTGTATGTTATGTTTATGAGAAGATGCTAGATCCTCTGTCTTAAGGCTGGTAAACTTCCAAGGAAAGATTTTTGTGCCATGAGTAGGTTGGATTAGCTCATTAACTAGTTGATATTATTTTTCcttgattttctaattttagtttgGATCCAGTTTAGAGTGTTTTCTGTCCATCCTGTGGGGAGAAAGAGAACAGGTTCATATAAGTTCTCTTCTGAATTTTTGGGTGAAAATTAGATGGTCCTTTTATTATGATCTTGTAACTTCCTTTATTATTCTCCACAATATTATGTATGTAAACATGTACATGTGTCTATGTACATGCGTATGTACATATTTGTTTGATCAATTCAATGGGTTTATCTTTTTGTGTACCTTTGCTCCTCCTACACTACCTATATGCTGTGTTTCACATCTTACAATCTtagtttttgcttctttttcagcATATGAGCTGCTCCAGCGTGAAGTCGATACTCAATCATCGAACTGGATTAGTGAATtctgaaaattatgatattaggTTGCGAtaagaatttatttatttatttattttttggcatCCAAAATAGTGTTTGTTGATTTTACTGCAATAGAAAATATAATGTTCAGCACTGGGACTGAAAACTGAGAGTCTACAAAAAGAGGCATGAGTGCCTACAACTGTGTCTACAAATCCATGacttaattttcttttctttttcgtttTAGCAAGATGGCACTTCTTAAAACCATGAGAGCCAAATGGACTCTCCTgccaaaattttcaattttttccaTTCCCATCCACAACAATTTtttgcatggattttttttttttgttactcgAGCACCTGCGCTGAAGTCTCTGAGTTCTTGAATCAAAGATCTAGTATCAAATCTCTCCTCTGCTGGTGAACATAAGCATTTGGTGAAGGCCACCCCCAAAATTCACTACTGGCAGCCATGTTACAATTCAAAACAAGACAAACAAAGAACAAAGAAAAGTCATTTGTCACCATCCCAACTCAAGTCAGAAACTATGGCTGATAGAGATAGGGCGTTAATATAATTTGGATACAGGTAACCAACACGCAGGCAACGCTGAATCAGAAGCTTCTGGGATCCACTTGGGTTGATGACTTCCATACAAATGTGTGGTGGACATTTACACACCACATACAGTTACaaaagagacatcacaaccacagcCTTGACTCCTCTCCCCCTTCCCCTTATCTCCTCTCTTTCATCCTCTGAAGTCCCTTTTCTTAAATCCATAGCACCCACCTAAATCTTCATCCACTTCTCATTTGAGGTGCCCCAATGGATTTCCACTCTGACAACAGTAACAAGCCCAGCTCTCAATCCCACCACCCTCAGCCTTCCTCTTCAGATCTCCTCTCCAGTGCCAAGGTGGTGGGTGAAGCTGCCATGTCCGCCTTCCGCCATGAGACTGAAAAGATTGACAAGGCAAAGGTGTCCGACTCTGCTGCGGACTTGCTCGGTGCCGCCTCTCATTATGGAAAGCTTGAGGAGACGAGCTTCGGAAAGTACGTGGAGAAAGCTGAGAATTATCTCCACCAATACCATTCTTCCAATTCACCCACTGGTGAGGTTCACTCTACTGCCTCCACAGTCCACGATTCAGCTCACTCCACCCATTCATCCACTGCCACTATGGAGCACCATTCCACTTCAGCTCACTCGGGCGAAGAGGCTCAGTCAGGGGGTGGATTAGGGGACTACATGAAGATGGCTGAGGGGTTCTTGAAGAAGCACTGAGTTCTTCCCTTGGGGTTCTTGTATGAATTAGTATTGGTGTCATGTATATGTTTATGGTGTCTGTGTTTCAGGACTTTGTCTTGTTATTGATATATTTGCGGTTGTATTTGCTTAGTCTTTTGGTTTTTCTTTATCCCATGATGGGAGTATGTCTTCTGTTTCAGGTTTATGAAAGAATGTTTTACATAGTGGAACCCCTAAGTTTTTGAGTACGGTGCAACTTCTGCTTCTTGTTGCTGTtgctatagaaattttttttggcctCCGCTGTCAAGAATGAGATTATATTGATGTTCTTTTGAGGAAATAATATGTCTTGCAGCAGAGTATATGGGAAATGAACTTCTAcctatctgtgctctaaataggTTGATTAGCTCACTAGTAGAGAATTTCTCTTGATCTTAATGTATTGTTGTGGTTAACAGGTTTTCATCCTTTAGATCTTTGATCTGTGTAGATCCATACAATATATGGTGACT
This genomic window from Elaeis guineensis isolate ETL-2024a chromosome 13, EG11, whole genome shotgun sequence contains:
- the LOC105056005 gene encoding nodulin-related protein 1; translated protein: MDFHSDNSNKPSSQSHHPQPSSSDLLSSAKVVGEAAMSAFRHETEKIDKAKVSDSAADLLGAASHYGKLEETSFGKYVEKAENYLHQYHSSNSPTGEVHSTASTVHDSAHSTHSSTATMEHHSTSAHSGEEAQSGGGLGDYMKMAEGFLKKH